From the genome of Lawsonella clevelandensis, one region includes:
- a CDS encoding carbohydrate kinase family protein — translation MTIAVSASVATDNLMTFPGKFSEQFLPEHLDHVSLSFLVDGLDIRRGGVAGNICFALGVLGEQPLLLGAVGKDFGDYQHWLEDHGVDCSQVYVSDTSATARFTCTTDAELAQIASFYPGAMAESAQISLHDITPRPDIVLVGAGDPVAMAKHTEEARELGIPFAADPSQQLSSLTRDSILQLVTGAEYLFSNEYEYGLLLQKTALTADELDALVTVRVTTLGERGAEINTPDGRFFVGALRSDNIQDPTGVGDAFRAGFLTGRLRGLDWENCAKLGSLVACLVLETVGTQEWVWDAEVARQRLAERYDEASAEAILAVL, via the coding sequence ATGACCATCGCCGTTTCGGCTTCCGTAGCCACTGACAATCTCATGACCTTCCCGGGAAAGTTCTCTGAACAGTTCCTTCCCGAACATCTTGACCATGTGTCCCTCAGCTTTCTGGTGGACGGCTTGGATATTCGACGCGGAGGTGTCGCTGGTAACATCTGCTTCGCCTTGGGCGTGCTAGGGGAACAACCGCTGCTGCTTGGTGCCGTCGGCAAAGATTTTGGCGACTACCAACACTGGTTGGAAGACCACGGGGTGGATTGCTCCCAGGTCTATGTCAGTGACACGTCTGCGACGGCACGGTTTACCTGTACGACTGATGCCGAACTCGCCCAGATTGCCAGCTTCTACCCGGGGGCAATGGCCGAGTCTGCACAGATCTCGCTCCATGACATCACCCCGCGTCCCGACATTGTGTTAGTCGGTGCTGGCGATCCGGTCGCCATGGCAAAACACACGGAGGAAGCCCGTGAACTGGGTATTCCTTTCGCGGCGGATCCGTCACAGCAGCTCTCCTCGTTGACCCGCGACAGTATTCTCCAGCTGGTTACAGGGGCAGAGTATCTTTTCTCCAACGAGTACGAGTACGGGCTGTTGCTGCAAAAGACTGCACTGACAGCTGACGAGCTGGATGCTTTGGTGACGGTTCGCGTGACGACGTTGGGAGAGCGGGGAGCCGAAATCAATACTCCCGATGGACGGTTCTTCGTTGGTGCTTTGCGTAGCGACAACATCCAGGACCCCACCGGGGTAGGTGACGCCTTCCGGGCTGGATTTTTGACAGGCCGGCTGCGCGGTTTGGACTGGGAGAATTGCGCCAAACTGGGTTCACTAGTTGCTTGCCTGGTATTGGAGACTGTCGGTACGCAGGAATGGGTCTGGGATGCTGAGGTGGCCCGCCAGCGGCTCGCCGAGCGTTACGACGAAGCGAGCGCAGAGGCAATCTTGGCCGTTCTATAG
- the asnB gene encoding asparagine synthase (glutamine-hydrolyzing) yields the protein MCGLLGILATDGKAAAYADAVTAALPHMRHRGPDEHLTWHNQDVVFGFTRLSIIDIKNAHQPMVWGTADDPERYILAFNGEIYNYVELREELQKEFGAEFHTTGDGEPIVVGFHYWGEDVITRLRGMFAFLIWDTKTRTLFMGRDPFGIKPLYYCLTEHGAVFGSEKKCLLSLADTIKLPLELDKRALEHYVAFQYVPEPESLHTSIRRLESGCCATLAPGGQLQTRRYFTPTFPIDKSAHDHEQALIDGITAALEDSVAKHMRADVTVGSFLSGGIDSTAIAALAKRHNDNLLTFTTGFHREGYSEIDVAAESAKAIGVEHIVKPVTPEEFIEAVPRIIWYLDDPVADPALVPLYFVAREARKHVKVVLSGEGADELFGGYTIYKEPLSLAPFEKIPGPLRRGLGSFSDHLPHGMRGKSLLKRGSMRLEDRYYGNARSFTFEQMHELMPWVSPEWDHQDVTADIYAQSVGWDPVARMQHIDMFTWLRGDILVKADRITMANSLELRVPFLDKVVWEAARKLPYDMKITHGTSKWALREALKTIVPPHVLNRKKLGFPVPIRHWLAGPEMYDWARTLILESEAEHLFDKTALLSMLDEHKDGVMDHSRRIWTMLCFIIWHGIFVEDRIHPEIPEPQYPVEL from the coding sequence AATCCTCGCAACTGACGGAAAAGCAGCAGCGTATGCAGATGCCGTAACTGCAGCACTTCCCCATATGCGCCACCGTGGCCCAGATGAGCATCTCACCTGGCACAACCAGGATGTCGTCTTCGGTTTTACCCGCCTTTCCATCATCGACATCAAGAACGCTCACCAGCCTATGGTGTGGGGGACTGCTGACGACCCAGAACGCTACATTCTCGCCTTCAACGGTGAAATCTATAACTATGTAGAACTGCGTGAAGAACTTCAGAAGGAATTCGGTGCTGAATTCCATACCACGGGTGACGGCGAGCCCATTGTTGTAGGTTTTCACTACTGGGGCGAAGATGTGATCACTCGCCTTCGTGGCATGTTTGCCTTCCTTATTTGGGACACCAAAACCCGCACCCTCTTCATGGGGCGCGACCCCTTCGGTATCAAACCTCTCTACTACTGCCTGACGGAGCATGGCGCCGTCTTCGGATCTGAGAAAAAGTGCCTCCTCTCGCTCGCGGACACCATCAAGCTGCCACTGGAACTTGATAAGCGCGCGCTGGAACACTACGTAGCCTTCCAGTACGTCCCCGAGCCGGAGAGCCTGCACACCTCCATTCGGCGCCTCGAATCCGGATGCTGCGCCACCCTCGCCCCAGGTGGGCAACTACAGACACGCCGCTACTTCACCCCCACCTTCCCCATCGACAAAAGTGCGCACGATCACGAGCAAGCTCTTATCGACGGTATTACGGCTGCCCTCGAAGATTCCGTTGCCAAGCACATGCGGGCAGATGTCACAGTTGGCTCTTTCCTCTCCGGCGGTATCGACTCCACTGCTATCGCCGCACTTGCCAAGCGCCACAACGATAATCTGCTAACGTTCACCACAGGTTTCCACCGCGAGGGCTACTCCGAGATCGATGTTGCAGCAGAGTCAGCGAAGGCAATCGGGGTCGAGCACATTGTGAAGCCCGTGACACCTGAAGAATTCATTGAGGCAGTCCCTCGCATCATTTGGTATCTCGATGACCCAGTTGCGGACCCTGCTCTTGTCCCTCTCTACTTCGTGGCACGTGAAGCCCGCAAGCATGTGAAAGTTGTTCTCTCCGGAGAAGGTGCGGATGAGCTTTTCGGTGGCTACACCATCTATAAAGAACCGCTATCCCTCGCCCCCTTTGAGAAAATTCCCGGACCACTGCGGCGCGGACTTGGCAGTTTCTCCGACCATCTCCCGCACGGTATGCGCGGCAAAAGTCTCCTCAAGCGCGGCTCCATGAGGTTGGAAGACCGATACTACGGAAACGCCCGCTCCTTCACCTTTGAACAGATGCACGAGCTCATGCCGTGGGTGTCCCCGGAGTGGGATCACCAGGACGTGACTGCCGATATCTATGCGCAGTCCGTCGGCTGGGATCCGGTGGCCCGTATGCAGCACATCGACATGTTCACCTGGCTGCGCGGAGACATCCTGGTGAAAGCGGACCGTATCACCATGGCGAATTCCCTCGAGCTGCGCGTTCCCTTCCTCGACAAAGTTGTGTGGGAGGCCGCTCGCAAACTCCCCTACGATATGAAGATCACACACGGCACCTCCAAATGGGCACTGCGCGAGGCGCTGAAGACCATCGTCCCGCCGCATGTTCTCAATCGTAAAAAGCTTGGTTTCCCGGTCCCCATCCGCCACTGGCTGGCGGGACCAGAAATGTACGACTGGGCACGAACGCTCATTCTGGAGTCTGAGGCGGAGCACCTGTTCGACAAGACAGCGCTTCTCTCCATGCTGGACGAGCACAAGGACGGCGTGATGGATCACTCCCGCCGCATCTGGACGATGCTATGTTTCATTATTTGGCATGGCATCTTCGTGGAAGACCGTATTCACCCGGAGATCCCGGAACCCCAGTACCCAGTCGAGTTGTAA